A single genomic interval of Hyphomicrobium methylovorum harbors:
- the holA gene encoding DNA polymerase III subunit delta: MVAIKAHQAHAFLQAPPASLVAVLFFGTDPGLVSERSAVLARTLAQRENPPGEILRLDDTDVDQTPDRLETELQMRPMFSSRRIVRAIAGRRIAAAMLKPLLSGAPLEGFLIVEAGNLKPDDALRALFEKNPACAAVACYPDTEADIENLIQETLAPFSLTIGMDARMLLQSRLGADRALSRAEIEKLALFCTGREQITLEDVETIVGDAADLALERIAEAVAEGRTKAAISDFGRALASGESAEAVIAITQRYFLKLHKVRGDVDAGQRLDDALKSLRPPLFFKQRDAFARQVRGWAAPQLNQALKRIAETAKTARLSPTQRDVHTERLLLALGSMAAAASAAAQRR; this comes from the coding sequence ATGGTCGCCATCAAAGCCCATCAAGCGCACGCCTTTCTGCAAGCGCCACCCGCAAGCCTCGTAGCAGTGCTGTTCTTCGGCACCGATCCCGGTCTCGTCAGCGAACGCTCCGCCGTGCTCGCGCGCACGCTTGCCCAACGCGAAAACCCGCCCGGCGAAATCTTGCGGCTTGATGATACGGACGTCGACCAAACCCCCGACCGCCTCGAGACCGAGTTGCAAATGCGGCCGATGTTTTCGTCGCGGCGCATCGTTCGCGCCATCGCTGGACGCCGCATAGCCGCCGCGATGCTCAAACCTTTGCTATCCGGTGCGCCGCTCGAAGGCTTCTTGATCGTCGAAGCGGGCAACTTGAAACCCGACGATGCATTGCGCGCGCTGTTCGAAAAGAATCCGGCGTGCGCAGCGGTTGCTTGTTATCCTGACACCGAAGCCGACATCGAAAACCTCATCCAGGAAACCCTCGCCCCGTTTTCTCTGACGATCGGCATGGATGCGCGGATGCTACTGCAGAGCCGCCTCGGCGCTGACCGCGCGTTGTCACGCGCCGAAATCGAGAAGCTCGCGCTCTTCTGCACAGGCCGCGAACAAATCACCCTCGAAGATGTTGAAACGATCGTCGGCGATGCCGCCGACCTCGCGTTGGAGCGCATTGCCGAAGCCGTTGCCGAAGGCCGCACCAAAGCGGCTATTTCCGATTTTGGCCGGGCGCTCGCGTCCGGCGAAAGCGCGGAAGCCGTCATCGCCATCACGCAGCGGTATTTCCTGAAGCTGCATAAAGTGCGCGGGGATGTGGACGCTGGCCAGCGCCTCGACGACGCCTTGAAATCACTCAGGCCACCGCTGTTTTTCAAACAACGCGACGCCTTCGCTCGACAGGTTCGCGGCTGGGCCGCCCCGCAGCTCAATCAGGCCCTGAAGCGCATCGCCGAAACGGCGAAGACAGCACGCCTTTCGCCAACGCAGCGCGACGTTCACACCGAGCGCCTGCTGCTTGCCCTCGGATCGATGGCCGCCGCCGCATCTGCCGCGGCCCAGCGCCGCTGA